The proteins below are encoded in one region of Pseudomonas putida S13.1.2:
- a CDS encoding NADP-dependent isocitrate dehydrogenase, with product MPTRSKIIYTFTDEAPALATYSLLPIVEAFTASADIAVETRDISLAGRILAAFPEQLGAEKQVGDHLAELGQLATTPEANIIKLPNISASVPQLKAAIKELQGKGFNIPDYADEPATADEKESRARYDRIKGSAVNPVLREGNSDRRAPLSVKNYARKHPHKMGAWAADSKSHVAHMTQGDFYGSEKAALIEADDSLRIELVGKDGTTTVLKEKTAVKAAEIIDCATMSRKALKAFIAEQIADAKAAGVLLSVHLKATMMKVSDPIMFGVIVEEFYNDVLAKHAAALAEVGFNANNGIGDLYARIKDLPADKQAEIEADIQALYAQRPALAMVNSDKGITNLHVPSDVIVDASMPAMIRDSGKMWNTAGELQDAKAVIPDRCYAGIYQATIEDCKQHGAFDPTTMGSVPNVGLMAQKAEEYGSHDKTFQIKADGVVRVVDGKGNVVLEQNVEAGDIFRMCQTKDAPIQDWVKLAVNRARLSNTPAVFWLDPARAHDGVMIEKVQQYLKDHDTTGLDIRVLAPVDAIKFSLARIREGKDTISVTGNVLRDYLTDLFPIMELGTSAKMLSIVPLMNGGGLFETGAGGSAPKHVQQLVEENFLRWDSLGEFLALAASLEHLGNTYDNPRAKVLANTLDQATGKFLDTNKSPSRKVGGIDNRGSHFYLTLYWAQALAAQADDAALQARFAPLAKTLTENEETIVAELNAVQGKPADIGGYYAPDAELTAKVMRPSQTLNSAIAAL from the coding sequence ATGCCCACCCGTTCCAAGATCATCTATACCTTCACCGACGAAGCCCCCGCCCTCGCCACCTACTCGCTGCTGCCGATCGTCGAAGCCTTCACCGCTTCGGCTGACATCGCCGTCGAAACTCGCGACATCTCCCTGGCCGGCCGTATCCTTGCCGCCTTCCCGGAGCAACTGGGCGCAGAGAAGCAAGTAGGCGATCACCTGGCGGAACTGGGCCAGCTGGCCACCACCCCTGAAGCCAACATCATCAAGCTGCCGAACATCAGCGCCTCGGTACCGCAGCTCAAGGCCGCGATCAAGGAACTGCAAGGCAAGGGCTTCAACATCCCTGATTACGCCGACGAGCCGGCCACCGCGGACGAGAAAGAGTCCCGTGCCCGCTACGACCGCATCAAGGGCTCCGCCGTGAACCCGGTGCTGCGCGAAGGCAACTCCGACCGCCGCGCGCCGCTGTCGGTGAAGAACTATGCCCGCAAGCACCCGCACAAGATGGGCGCCTGGGCCGCCGACTCCAAGTCGCACGTTGCCCACATGACCCAGGGCGACTTCTACGGCAGCGAAAAAGCCGCACTGATCGAAGCTGACGACAGCCTGCGCATCGAGCTGGTCGGCAAAGACGGCACCACCACCGTCCTGAAAGAAAAAACCGCCGTCAAGGCCGCCGAAATCATCGACTGCGCCACCATGAGCCGCAAGGCACTGAAAGCCTTCATCGCCGAGCAGATCGCCGATGCCAAGGCCGCTGGCGTGCTGCTGTCGGTGCACCTGAAAGCCACCATGATGAAGGTTTCCGACCCGATCATGTTCGGCGTCATCGTCGAAGAGTTCTACAACGACGTGCTGGCCAAGCACGCCGCAGCCCTGGCTGAGGTCGGCTTCAACGCCAACAACGGTATCGGCGACCTGTACGCCCGTATCAAGGACCTGCCAGCCGACAAGCAGGCCGAGATCGAAGCTGACATCCAGGCCCTGTACGCCCAGCGTCCGGCCCTGGCCATGGTCAACTCCGACAAAGGCATCACCAACCTGCACGTGCCGAGCGACGTCATCGTCGACGCCTCGATGCCGGCGATGATCCGCGACTCGGGCAAGATGTGGAACACCGCCGGTGAACTGCAAGACGCCAAGGCCGTGATCCCGGACCGTTGCTACGCCGGTATCTACCAGGCCACCATCGAAGACTGCAAGCAGCACGGCGCCTTCGACCCGACCACCATGGGCAGCGTGCCGAACGTTGGCCTGATGGCGCAGAAAGCCGAAGAGTACGGCTCCCATGACAAGACCTTCCAGATCAAGGCCGACGGCGTCGTGCGCGTGGTCGATGGCAAGGGCAACGTCGTGCTGGAGCAGAACGTCGAAGCCGGTGACATCTTCCGCATGTGCCAGACCAAAGACGCGCCGATCCAGGACTGGGTCAAGCTGGCCGTCAACCGCGCCCGCCTGAGCAACACCCCTGCGGTGTTCTGGCTGGACCCGGCCCGCGCCCACGACGGCGTGATGATCGAGAAGGTGCAGCAGTACCTGAAGGATCACGACACCACTGGCCTGGACATCCGTGTTCTGGCCCCGGTCGACGCCATCAAGTTCTCCCTGGCCCGCATCCGCGAAGGCAAGGACACCATCTCGGTGACCGGCAACGTGCTGCGCGACTACCTGACCGACCTGTTCCCGATCATGGAGCTGGGCACCAGCGCCAAGATGCTGTCGATCGTGCCGCTGATGAACGGCGGTGGCCTGTTCGAGACCGGCGCCGGCGGTTCGGCGCCCAAGCACGTGCAGCAGCTGGTTGAAGAGAACTTCCTGCGTTGGGACTCGCTGGGTGAATTCCTGGCCCTGGCCGCTTCCCTGGAGCACCTGGGCAACACCTACGACAACCCGCGCGCCAAAGTGCTGGCCAACACCCTGGACCAGGCCACTGGCAAGTTCCTCGACACCAACAAGTCGCCTTCGCGCAAAGTTGGCGGTATCGATAACCGCGGCAGCCACTTCTACCTGACCCTGTACTGGGCCCAGGCCCTGGCTGCCCAGGCTGACGACGCTGCCCTGCAGGCGCGCTTCGCCCCACTGGCAAAAACCCTGACCGAGAACGAGGAGACCATCGTCGCCGAGCTCAACGCCGTTCAGGGCAAGCCGGCCGACATCGGTGGCTACTACGCCCCCGATGCCGAGCTGACCGCCAAGGTGATGCGCCCAAGCCAGACCCTGAACAGCGCCATTGCTGCCCTGTAA